In Bacillus sp. DX3.1, the following proteins share a genomic window:
- a CDS encoding DHHA1 domain-containing protein, translating to MKQKLYYNDAYQQSFTAHITKQERDNEGNLYVILTKTAFYPTGGGQPHDIGTLDETPVFRVEEVDSEIRHFITEELHTKEVTGQIDWQRRFDHMQQHAGQHILSAAFWDHFNIPTIGFHLGRETVTIDLDTPKLSSEIAAQALQIANQIVFENHPIHIQWMNLEEAKQLPLRKEPTITENIRVVIIENYDYNGCGGTHPKYTSEVGTIHIIGWERNKGGIRLTFVAGWRAIQLLGHYQQIIKDVSQQLNSSEEDIANKVEQLLTSQKESEKALQAANEKLLLVEANELLQQSEETSAGKLISAVFTDRTMQEIAKLSAVITEQNENAITYFVTQNEDNLQCVCACGKNVTANMNTILKSALPFIKGKGGGNPKSARGGGKAIITSKEFLTHLVHLLKETV from the coding sequence GTGAAACAAAAATTATATTACAACGATGCATATCAACAATCATTCACAGCACACATTACAAAACAAGAACGCGATAATGAAGGAAACTTATATGTCATTTTAACAAAAACGGCATTTTATCCAACTGGCGGTGGTCAACCACATGATATAGGGACGTTAGATGAAACTCCTGTCTTCCGTGTAGAAGAAGTCGACAGCGAAATTCGTCATTTCATAACAGAAGAATTACATACAAAAGAAGTAACTGGTCAAATTGATTGGCAACGTCGTTTTGATCATATGCAGCAACATGCTGGCCAGCATATTTTATCAGCTGCTTTTTGGGATCATTTCAACATTCCAACAATCGGTTTTCATCTTGGGAGAGAAACTGTAACAATTGATTTAGACACGCCTAAACTCTCTAGCGAAATAGCTGCACAAGCACTGCAAATCGCAAACCAAATTGTCTTTGAAAATCATCCAATTCACATTCAATGGATGAATCTAGAAGAAGCAAAACAGCTACCTCTTCGAAAAGAACCAACTATTACAGAAAATATTCGCGTCGTAATTATTGAAAACTATGATTACAACGGCTGTGGTGGCACACATCCGAAATATACGAGTGAAGTAGGAACCATTCATATTATCGGATGGGAACGTAATAAAGGTGGCATTCGATTAACCTTTGTTGCTGGTTGGCGTGCCATTCAGTTATTGGGACATTATCAACAAATTATTAAAGACGTTTCCCAGCAACTAAATAGTAGTGAAGAAGATATTGCAAACAAAGTTGAACAGCTTCTTACATCGCAAAAAGAAAGTGAAAAAGCCTTGCAAGCTGCGAATGAAAAACTACTATTGGTAGAAGCAAATGAATTACTACAGCAATCCGAAGAAACATCTGCTGGAAAACTGATTTCCGCAGTCTTTACAGATCGTACAATGCAGGAAATTGCGAAATTATCAGCAGTCATTACCGAACAAAATGAAAATGCGATTACATACTTCGTTACCCAAAACGAGGACAACTTACAGTGCGTTTGTGCATGTGGTAAAAACGTGACAGCAAATATGAATACGATTTTAAAAAGTGCCCTTCCCTTCATTAAAGGAAAAGGCGGCGGCAACCCGAAAAGTGCTCGCGGTGGTGGAAAAGCGATTATAACGAGCAAAGAATTCTTAACTCACTTGGTTCATTTGTTAAAAGAAACTGTTTAA
- a CDS encoding DUF6434 domain-containing protein — protein MRPPLTRDIQLKDFSNYYWLKKELQEFCREHGLPAGGSKVEITERITTFLTTGKIQRSQLVQKKIIFSPSHEPFSLQTIITENHRCSEDVRAFFQEIIGSKFRFTVALQTFFKENVGKTYEDAVQFWYEEQERKKNPSYKTEIGAQFEYNRFTRAFFQDPNNKGKSREDAIAAWKEVKSKPGSNAYEPQKDKLRRSF, from the coding sequence ATGCGTCCTCCATTAACACGTGATATACAACTTAAAGACTTTTCAAATTATTATTGGCTAAAAAAAGAGTTACAGGAATTTTGCCGTGAACACGGTTTGCCAGCAGGTGGCTCTAAAGTGGAAATTACTGAACGAATTACAACTTTTTTGACAACAGGTAAAATACAGAGAAGTCAACTTGTACAGAAAAAGATAATCTTCTCCCCTTCTCATGAACCATTTAGTTTACAAACAATCATTACTGAAAATCATCGTTGTAGTGAAGATGTTCGTGCTTTTTTCCAGGAAATCATCGGATCAAAATTCCGTTTTACAGTCGCACTACAAACCTTTTTCAAAGAAAACGTTGGCAAAACATACGAAGATGCTGTGCAGTTTTGGTATGAAGAGCAAGAACGAAAAAAGAATCCTTCTTATAAAACAGAAATTGGTGCTCAATTTGAGTACAACCGCTTTACACGTGCCTTCTTCCAAGATCCAAATAATAAGGGAAAATCAAGAGAAGACGCGATTGCCGCATGGAAAGAAGTGAAATCAAAACCTGGAAGTAATGCATACGAACCACAAAAAGATAAGCTAAGAAGATCCTTTTGA
- a CDS encoding acetyl-CoA C-acyltransferase produces MNRAVIVQAKRTPIGKRNGVFKEYQVEKLAAPLLLHMSKGIQHEIDDVILGNVVGPGGNVARLSALEAGFPYTVPGVTVDRQCGAGLEAVRMACHFIQGGAGSCYIAGGVESTSTSSFQQRARFSPHHIGDPDMGIAAEHVAKRYGITRDMQDVYACLSYKRTLEALEKGYLQEEIIPISFQIKEDETIKRGINYERIIKRTSPAFLQAGTVTAGNSCGVNDGACAVLIMEENRARELGYKPVLRFVHSAVVGVNPLFPGSGPIFAVQKLLQQLNLTIEDIDYIEMNEAFAAKVVACAQELQIPYEKLNVNGGAIALGHPYGASGAMLVTRLFYQAQRGQVKYVIATLGIGGGIGLALLFEKVGS; encoded by the coding sequence ATGAATAGAGCGGTTATTGTACAAGCAAAAAGAACACCAATCGGTAAGCGAAATGGAGTGTTTAAAGAATACCAGGTTGAGAAATTAGCGGCACCTTTACTTTTGCATATGAGTAAAGGGATTCAGCATGAAATAGATGATGTGATATTAGGGAATGTTGTTGGACCAGGTGGAAATGTTGCTCGTTTATCAGCACTGGAGGCTGGTTTTCCATACACAGTTCCAGGTGTGACAGTTGACCGCCAGTGTGGTGCTGGATTGGAGGCGGTTCGAATGGCTTGTCATTTCATTCAAGGGGGAGCGGGAAGTTGTTATATTGCCGGTGGTGTTGAAAGTACAAGTACGTCATCGTTCCAACAACGAGCTCGTTTTTCACCCCATCATATCGGAGATCCTGATATGGGAATCGCAGCAGAACATGTAGCGAAACGCTATGGCATTACTAGGGATATGCAAGATGTGTATGCCTGTCTAAGTTATAAACGAACATTAGAAGCGCTGGAAAAAGGGTACTTACAAGAAGAAATTATACCCATTTCTTTTCAAATAAAAGAAGATGAAACGATAAAGCGTGGGATAAATTACGAAAGGATCATAAAGCGAACAAGTCCTGCTTTTTTACAAGCTGGAACGGTTACAGCAGGCAATTCATGTGGTGTGAATGACGGGGCATGTGCGGTACTTATTATGGAAGAAAATCGGGCGCGTGAACTTGGGTACAAGCCAGTTCTTCGATTTGTTCATAGTGCAGTAGTTGGTGTAAATCCACTTTTTCCAGGAAGTGGACCTATATTTGCTGTGCAAAAATTATTGCAGCAATTGAATCTTACAATAGAAGATATTGATTATATCGAAATGAATGAAGCTTTTGCAGCTAAAGTAGTTGCATGTGCACAAGAGCTGCAAATTCCATATGAAAAGTTAAATGTAAACGGTGGTGCGATTGCACTGGGGCATCCATATGGTGCATCGGGTGCGATGCTTGTAACTAGGCTATTTTATCAAGCACAAAGAGGACAGGTGAAGTATGTCATTGCTACTTTAGGTATCGGTGGTGGAATTGGACTTGCCCTCTTATTCGAAAAAGTAGGAAGCTAG
- a CDS encoding acyl-CoA synthetase — translation MGITTSYEKHACVHPNKVAIKENDRVVTYKEWYSAVCQVANWLTEEKSMNKTIAILLENQIEFLQIFAGAAMAGWVCVPLDLKWKHDELDEKLKVANPSIVITEQYKMSELPKINGKVFTLNEWAQILCKRSNGYDSSLSVDDLPFYMGFTSGSTGKAKAFLRAQQSWVKSFDCNVYDFHMKNEDSVLLAGTFVHSLFLYGAMSALYLGQTVHIVEKFIPNRVLSILEQEQISVMYTVPTMLEALYKEERAIEQEVKIISSGAKWEAEAKRNVQRMFPYAKRYEFYGASELSFVTALTDEENERKASSVGKPCHNVQVRICNGSGQELQPGEVGTVYVKSEQFFIGYLQDGELSYQETEDGWMTVQDIGYRDDEGFLYIVGREKNMILYGGINIFPEEVESVLLTHPNVEEVVIVGVQDVYWGERPVAMVRGRATKQELKRFCLQQLSSYKIPKEWYFVDEIPYTSSGKIAREVVRDRIGKQEKVYE, via the coding sequence GTGGGAATTACAACTTCTTATGAGAAACATGCTTGTGTGCATCCAAATAAAGTGGCAATAAAGGAAAATGATAGAGTAGTAACTTATAAAGAATGGTATAGTGCCGTGTGCCAAGTTGCGAATTGGCTTACGGAAGAGAAATCAATGAATAAAACGATTGCGATTTTACTAGAGAATCAGATTGAGTTTTTACAGATTTTTGCTGGGGCAGCGATGGCAGGGTGGGTTTGTGTTCCGCTGGATTTGAAATGGAAACATGATGAACTGGATGAAAAGTTAAAGGTTGCAAATCCATCTATTGTGATTACTGAACAATATAAGATGAGTGAGCTACCAAAAATAAATGGGAAAGTATTCACTTTAAATGAATGGGCTCAAATATTATGCAAGAGATCGAATGGATATGATTCTTCATTAAGCGTGGATGATTTACCTTTTTATATGGGATTTACATCAGGATCTACCGGGAAAGCAAAGGCATTTCTTCGAGCACAGCAATCATGGGTAAAAAGTTTTGATTGTAACGTGTATGATTTTCATATGAAGAATGAGGATTCTGTCTTGCTTGCAGGTACTTTTGTTCATTCACTTTTTTTATACGGTGCAATGAGCGCGTTGTACTTAGGACAGACGGTACATATCGTAGAAAAGTTTATTCCGAATCGCGTCCTTTCTATACTGGAACAGGAACAAATTTCAGTAATGTACACGGTCCCCACGATGCTAGAAGCTTTATATAAAGAAGAAAGAGCTATAGAACAAGAAGTAAAAATCATTTCTTCAGGTGCGAAATGGGAAGCAGAAGCAAAAAGGAACGTACAGAGAATGTTTCCGTATGCCAAAAGGTATGAATTTTATGGTGCCTCTGAATTAAGTTTTGTAACTGCATTAACAGATGAAGAGAATGAAAGAAAAGCTTCTTCAGTGGGAAAACCATGCCATAATGTGCAGGTTCGAATATGTAATGGAAGCGGTCAGGAATTACAGCCAGGAGAAGTTGGTACTGTTTATGTGAAAAGTGAACAATTTTTTATAGGATATTTACAAGACGGTGAATTATCTTATCAAGAGACAGAAGATGGCTGGATGACAGTTCAGGATATCGGATATAGGGATGATGAAGGTTTTTTATATATAGTAGGGCGAGAAAAAAATATGATTTTGTATGGTGGCATTAACATTTTTCCTGAAGAGGTAGAGAGTGTATTGTTAACACATCCAAATGTTGAAGAAGTAGTGATTGTTGGCGTACAAGATGTTTATTGGGGTGAAAGACCTGTTGCGATGGTAAGGGGAAGGGCAACAAAACAGGAATTAAAACGTTTTTGTTTACAACAATTATCTTCTTATAAAATTCCAAAAGAGTGGTATTTCGTAGATGAAATTCCTTATACAAGCAGCGGGAAGATCGCCCGTGAAGTAGTGAGAGATAGGATTGGGAAACAGGAGAAAGTATATGAATAG
- a CDS encoding biotin transporter BioY — protein MNTKNLVFVALFSAIMGVLGLIPPIALSLTPVPITLQSLGVMLAGGLLGSRLGALSQMIFLFIVAAGAPLLAGGRGGPSVFVGPSAGYLMGYIVGAFVVGYLVERLRHVSVIKVFFINMVGGIFVVYVFGVTVQAFVMDIAVWQAAKLSVVFLPGDVIKAVFAAILVARLHRSLKHIITPALKNNKISKAG, from the coding sequence ATGAATACAAAAAATTTAGTTTTTGTTGCATTATTTAGTGCGATTATGGGTGTGTTAGGTTTAATACCACCGATTGCACTTTCCCTTACACCTGTTCCAATTACATTGCAGTCTCTTGGTGTTATGCTTGCAGGTGGCTTGTTAGGATCACGTCTTGGTGCATTAAGCCAAATGATTTTCCTGTTCATTGTAGCAGCCGGAGCACCGTTATTAGCGGGTGGACGTGGTGGCCCATCGGTTTTTGTCGGACCGAGTGCTGGCTATTTAATGGGATACATTGTGGGAGCATTTGTTGTCGGTTACCTCGTAGAACGTTTACGGCATGTATCTGTTATCAAAGTATTCTTCATTAACATGGTTGGTGGCATTTTTGTTGTCTATGTGTTTGGTGTTACTGTACAGGCATTTGTAATGGATATCGCGGTATGGCAAGCAGCTAAATTAAGCGTTGTGTTTTTACCAGGAGATGTAATAAAAGCTGTGTTTGCGGCAATTCTTGTAGCAAGGCTGCACCGTTCATTGAAACATATCATTACTCCTGCTTTAAAGAATAATAAAATTTCAAAGGCTGGCTGA